ATAAAAAGTTTCATGGCTTCTGGGCTGAGGCACGCCATGATGGTAAAAAGCTGGGTTTACTCAAGCCGACAACCTATATGAACCGCTCTGGGCAGTCGCTACGGGCTGTGGTTGATTGGTACAAGATTCCGCCGGAGTCGGTGTTGGTGGTCTATGATGATATGGATTTGCCTTTGGGTCGGTTACGGCTACGCTTAACTGGGTCTGCGGGTGGTCATAATGGCATCAAATCGATCATTTCTCACCTCGGCACGAAAGATTTTCCGCGGCTACGCATCGGCATCGGTAAGGCAAGGTTTCAAGGCGATCGCCAAACAATTTCCCATGTTCTAGGTAAATTCTCACCGGACGAACAACCAATCCTTAAAAAGGTTTTAACCCTGTCAGAGGATGCCCTCTCCATGAGCCTCAAAGAAGGCGTGGAGAAAGCTATGAGCCTTTACAATGGGCGCAGTGTTGAACAGTGAACGGGTATCAGTGAACAGTGAACAGTGAACAGGTATCAGTGAACAGTTATCAGGTGTTGAGGGTCGGAGGTCTATTTTTAGGGTCTTGAAGGTCTTATTGAACAGGATTAAGCCTTATTTGCGTTGGTTGATTTTCGGACTAACGCTATTTTTTTTGCTATCAGCTTTACGAAGCCACTGGGAAGAAGTTGCCAAGGTTCGGCTGGAGCTTGAGGATTGGGGTTTAATTGGTCTCGCGATTATCGTGACGGCGATCGCCTATGTTTGGTCGGCGGTTGTGTGGGGCGGCATTTTAAAGTTATTTCGCGTCAATATTCCCCTCTGGGCAGCGACACGTATTTATATCAGAACGAATTTAGCTAAGTATTTGCCGGGTAATGTCTGGCATTTCTATGGGCGCATGACTAAGGTGGTTGAGTCGGGTAGTTCGTGGGGGGTTGCCAGCTTATCGGTGTTGCTCGAGCCGCTGCTTTTAGCCGCTGGGGCGGTCATGATTGCGGTTTTGGGGCTGGGTGCTAATCTCGCAGAAGTGACGGCCACGCCTTGGTTGAAGGTGTTAATTCCGTTGGGTCTAGTCGCTGTGTTAGTCGGTATTCACCCAAAATTTTTCAACCCGGTTATCCAAAAGGTTTCTACAGGAAAAACGAAGGATCATGTTCCCGTAATTTTGCAAGTTTATCCGTGGCAGCCACTCCTCGGCGAAATTGGCTATGTGTTGCTACGAGGGGTTGGTTTTCTACTCATTTGGCAGGCGATCGCCCCGTTAAATATCACTCAAATTCCAGCGCTTTTAGGTATTTACAGTGGCGCATGGCTAGCGGGATTTATTGTGCCGGGCGCTCCGGGGGGCATCGGTGTCTTTGAACTGGTGGCGATCGTGCTACTCGAAACGGTGGGACAAACAGGTGTGACGGAAGGCAATCTACTTATTATTGTGGCAATTCTCCGACTCGTGAGTACCCTCGGTGAACTTCTACCTTTTGTTTTTCTAGGGTGGCGATCGCCCGCCATTAAAGCCAATCTAGAAACAGAAAAAATATCAAAAGATCAAGCCAAATAGTCACGCTATCTACCACCAAATCCAACAACTTTTACGGCGAAACAAAGAGAGATAAATCCGATGACACAGGTAACCGGACGCGTTAAACTTTGCCACAGAATATTGATCTAAAAAAAACACCAAGACATTCACCACTATGCAACCTATCCCCATGCCTTCCCACATTCATTACGAGACAATTTTGCAACTTCTCGAACGCAAAACCCAGCGGGAAGCTAACCAAGACCGCATGACCCAAGAGCAAGTACAAGCCCTCATCCTGACACTACGCAAGGCATTTTCCCAGCAAAAACAGCTAGAACGCAGTTGTGACCAGCTCCGCATTCCCTACGAATATCATTGGTCTCTGTCCGCACAAGACCCAGAACAGCCAGCGGAGTAGTGGCAAACAAAGAGTTACCCTAATGTTGAGTGCAGCGGCAGGGTAACGCCAAGCAAAAATAAGCGCCTCAATTTCAGGCAAAATGCAAGGCTAAGGCAAATTATTTAATGAGTTTTTTCTGAAAGCGGGTGAGGGGAATCGAACCCCTATCATCAGCTTGGAAGGCTGAGGTTTTACCACTAAACTACACCCGCAAGTGGTTTAGACACTTCCATAAAGGTAACATTTCACCTAAAAAATGCCAAGAGCTGAGGGCAAAGTTTGCTAGAAAATGGGTTTGATGACCAGCTGGGCACGGTAGGACTGATAAACAGGTTGTCCGCCCATCTGCGTCGGTTCAAACTGCCAGCGATTCAGGATTTCGCTGACTAAAGTTTTAGCTTGAGATGAATTTAACAAAGGTGGACGGATAACGATATCGTCGCTTGGATCATTCTGCTCATCTTGAATTGCATCAAATCGGCCATTTCGATCAATTGTGAATACAAATTCAATAGTAATGGTTTCGCTAAGAGATAGATTTTCTGTTTGGAGATAGGCGATCGCCTCTAATTGCTGCTGAGTACGAATTGGTTTTCCCGTCTGATCCGGAATAGTACGGGTTGAGTCACTCAGCTCAAATTTGCCAAAACTTACGTTGAGGGAACTTGGCACAGTGCTAACAGGTGCTGGACTAGGAGGTGATGGTGTTGGAGGACTTGGGGTAGAGGGAACTGGCGTAGGTGTTGGCGGTGCAGGTGTCGGAGTCGGTGGGCTAGGAACTGGCGGCGTAGGTGTTGAGGGAATGGGAGTTGGAGATGTCGGTGTTGGAGTGGGTGGACTAGGGGGGCTTGGTGGTGTCGGCGTGGGCGCTGGGGGATTTGGCTGGGGCGTAGGCGGTGTCGGCGTTGGAGTCGGTGTAGGCGGAGTTGGTTGAGGTGCTTTAGGTGCGGGAGTTGGTGGTGCTGGGGATAAGGGGGCTTGGGGAGTGGGTGAAGGTTGTGGACTGGGAGATGATGGTGTGGGTGCAGGTGTGGCGATCGCCTCGGATTCCAAATTCGGTGTAACGGTTAATGGGGTATCGGTGGGAATGTCACTCGGTACAGCCACAATTTCAATGGGTACAAAAGTTGTCTCAGCAAAATCTAGGCGAATAACTTTTTGTAAAAAAAAGAAGGCGATCGCCCCATGAAGACCAAGGGAAACTATCCCCAGTAGGAGCCAAAAGGGCGTGGAATCATAAAATCGCGGCGTTCTTTGCATCATCATTACCGCAAAAAATGGCGATGGACAATCGTGCGACGTTCGAGATATTGCGTCAGGAGCAAACTGAGTAAAGACAATATCGTGAGAATTCCCACAAAAATAAGCGCTAAAGCATCATTGCCTGTTTGTACGGCTTCGTAAATTGCCATGGGCATCGTTTGGGTGACGCGGGGAATATTGCCCGCCACCATTAATGTTGCACCAAATTCTCCCAGCGCCCTCGTAAAGCTCAAGAGGATTCCCGCTAAAATACCGCGACTCGCTAAGGGTATCCAAATTTTGGAGGCGATCGCCCATTCGGGTTGTCCCAATGTTGCCGCTGCTTCAAGGAAAATCGGATCAACACCTTGCAATGCCGCTTTTGTCGTTTTAAACATCAACGGAAAAGCCATTACCGCCGCCGCAATTGTTGCCCCCTGCCAAGAAAAAATTAACCGTATTCCTAAACTTTGATCGAGCCATTTTCCTAGAAAATTTTCGGTGCTTAAAGCTTGTAATAGAAAAAAACCAACCACCGTCGGCGGCATCACTAAAGGTAACGTGGCGATCGCCTCTAGCCAAAACTTCCCCCAAAACCGATAGCGCACTACCGCATAGGCTAGTCCTCCGCCAAAAACCATTGATAAAACCGTTGCAAAACCCGCCACCCGCAGCGAAATCCAGAGCGCTGGCAGCACAATATCCAAAGATGCTCCCAAACCTCACATACTCCCCTGTTCAATTAATAGCTGTAAATACCTATAAGCCTTGAAATCACCTAGTTTTAAATACCTATAAACCTTGCATTCCCATGGAACTTTTACACAAGCTTTACGCTGTCTTCGCATGAATTCGCTCCAACTGTTACCTAGATCACCGTTTATCCAGAAAGGTTTGTCGATACTGGAATTAAGTTAAACAACACTCTATCTTTCTCCCGCAATTTTAGGCTACGACATTCGATGATTGCTTGGGGATCAAAAGCGGCTTGTGTAATTCGTGATTGAAACCTTGAAGAGAAATGTAGATGTAAGACTTCGATTTTAGAACCGATAAATTCTGTTTTTCGAAGCCTTCTTGAAAACAAACATCCCTAAATTCGTTAGGCGATCGCCATGGAACTTTCAAATCAGAATCGCAACAATCTCCAGTATTCCGGCTCCTTCAAAAATCATCGCATTGATATTTTCCAATCCCTACGTTTTTGGTTAAACGCCATCGAATTTACAACGCCAGAATCCGCCCACCTCGTTTGCCGTTTGATTCCTGCCCAGTGTCCCTTCGCCCGTGACGTGAGTTTTCTCGGTCGTGTACTATTTAGTATTCCGCCTCTTTGCAAGCTAAACCCTGTCTATGAAGAGCTTGTTGCCCTTCGTTTCCGCGCCTTGTGCTATCTCGCTGATGAAGTAGGTGAAGATATCGGGGTTTACTGCTAAGATCATCTGTACTGATTTTGATCGAGCTTATCCCGAATGGCAATTATTGCGCTTAAGGCTTGGTATCTAGAGCATTACCAACCCGTCGCTGAGGTGATTCAGCGTCCCCACGATTTACGACTAAACCGGAATAGCCTCTTGAAATCGGCATTGCGGGCAGATTTCCTCGACGAAGCCAAAACCATTGAAAGTTCGGTTTGGTTTCAGCGCTACTTAGAAGGAGAAACGGTCGAGTTTTATATTGAGGGGAGTGGTTCCTACGCAATTGCCAATGTTGATTTACGCTCCCAAGAAATTTATTTCGTTAAAAATCAAGCGACAAACTGGCTACATCCTTACATTTTTGTCAGTGCCCAAACCGTTCAATCGGACAAGGGTAAGGCGATCGCCACAGAATTAGAAAAAGCTCTCAGTACTTTAAATAAATCCAGCCGTATTCCTATCGAATTAAAATTTTCCGAGTCGTCAGCGAATGAGCCGTGGCGCGTAAATAATACACAACTCCGAAAAATTCGCCAAAGCTTACTGCACATTGTGGATATTACGGCGATCGCCGCCAGTGAAGGTCGTTTACTCTGCGATCCCCAAGTCGCTTTGGAATTAGGCTATAGCTTGCAAAATAAACACACCAATCAAATCTTGTTGCTATCC
This is a stretch of genomic DNA from [Limnothrix rosea] IAM M-220. It encodes these proteins:
- the pth gene encoding aminoacyl-tRNA hydrolase, with amino-acid sequence MGQTTSLVIPQLIVGLGNPEPKYDRTRHNIGFEFVDRLASDWGVSLQENKKFHGFWAEARHDGKKLGLLKPTTYMNRSGQSLRAVVDWYKIPPESVLVVYDDMDLPLGRLRLRLTGSAGGHNGIKSIISHLGTKDFPRLRIGIGKARFQGDRQTISHVLGKFSPDEQPILKKVLTLSEDALSMSLKEGVEKAMSLYNGRSVEQ
- a CDS encoding DUF5340 domain-containing protein — protein: MQPIPMPSHIHYETILQLLERKTQREANQDRMTQEQVQALILTLRKAFSQQKQLERSCDQLRIPYEYHWSLSAQDPEQPAE
- the modB gene encoding molybdate ABC transporter permease subunit; translation: MGASLDIVLPALWISLRVAGFATVLSMVFGGGLAYAVVRYRFWGKFWLEAIATLPLVMPPTVVGFFLLQALSTENFLGKWLDQSLGIRLIFSWQGATIAAAVMAFPLMFKTTKAALQGVDPIFLEAAATLGQPEWAIASKIWIPLASRGILAGILLSFTRALGEFGATLMVAGNIPRVTQTMPMAIYEAVQTGNDALALIFVGILTILSLLSLLLTQYLERRTIVHRHFLR
- a CDS encoding Mo-dependent nitrogenase C-terminal domain-containing protein → MELSNQNRNNLQYSGSFKNHRIDIFQSLRFWLNAIEFTTPESAHLVCRLIPAQCPFARDVSFLGRVLFSIPPLCKLNPVYEELVALRFRALCYLADEVGEDIGVYC